In the Candidatus Margulisiibacteriota bacterium genome, one interval contains:
- a CDS encoding chemotaxis protein CheX gives MNVDFINPFIIATTNVLKEIIPDIEMTRGTLGKQKNPIVTRGCASLIGVTGDVEGRVVLDMDQQTAINLAGGMLSEKLDHFDNLVSSTINEIANMICGGAISILINAGKNLDISAPTMFTGRNLEIYDSAKVGEALVVPIESNYGQIIINVAMMPN, from the coding sequence TATTGCTACAACCAATGTATTAAAAGAGATTATCCCTGATATCGAAATGACCAGAGGCACATTAGGCAAGCAGAAAAATCCCATTGTTACTCGCGGTTGCGCTTCTCTTATCGGTGTAACCGGTGATGTTGAGGGCAGAGTAGTGCTGGATATGGACCAGCAAACCGCGATAAATCTGGCTGGCGGTATGCTCAGTGAAAAATTGGACCATTTTGATAATCTGGTAAGTTCCACAATTAACGAGATAGCCAATATGATCTGTGGTGGCGCAATTTCTATCTTGATCAATGCAGGTAAAAACCTTGATATTTCTGCCCCGACCATGTTTACGGGTAGAAACCTGGAGATTTACGATTCTGCGAAGGTTGGAGAAGCGCTGGTTGTACCTATTGAGAGTAATTATGGGCAGATTATCATCAACGTGGCTATGATGCCTAATTAG